From a region of the Drosophila virilis strain 15010-1051.87 chromosome 3, Dvir_AGI_RSII-ME, whole genome shotgun sequence genome:
- the EAChm gene encoding uncharacterized protein EAChm — MHIVSVVTLLLGSIFAYTLAAPQFVPNYYPVNMAALTTALSQLAHQLAQQTNSTVRFGNNSVIVSGISNSIANANADPHRHQGVNPGWNPGWNPGWYPGWNGVWRGVPEYDNLPEEFDLEGSDEDYEGVVEEEEPIGEEE; from the coding sequence ATGCATATCGTGTCAGTTGTAACCCTGCTTCTGGGCAGCATATTCGCCTACACCCTGGCGGCGCCACAATTCGTACCCAACTATTATCCTGTTAACATGGCGGCACTGACTACTGCTCTGTCCCAGTTGGCCCATCAGCTGGCACAGCAGACAAATTCGACGGTTCGATTCGGCAACAATTCGGTGATCGTTTCAGGCATTTCAAACTCCATTGCGAATGCAAATGCTGATCCGCATAGGCACCAGGGTGTAAATCCTGGCTGGAATCCTGGCTGGAATCCTGGCTGGTACCCTGGCTGGAACGGTGTGTGGCGCGGAGTTCCCGAGTATGATAATCTGCCTGAAGAATTTGATTTAGAAGGTAGCGATGAAGATTACGAGGGTGTTGTCGAGGAGGAGGAGCCAATTGGTGAAGAAGAGTAA
- the LOC6623561 gene encoding fatty acyl-CoA reductase wat: MPKSAVNKAPRKAFSSTSSSRRSSGSNMEYCEAYTMSNGTGTGTNIDAAAEAAAAGGGLGTPTATPVTDFYTDATVLITGGTGFVGKVLTEKLLRAFGLRKIYMLIRSKDNMSVQERLQGFLNESIFSTMRVERPELLEKVHPIRADYSAIDLDIDAADRAMLSSEVQIVFNVVASVKFNEKLSDAIDINVLGTKKILDLAMQMKQLKSFVHISTLYCNCNRKFIKEQVYENEIGYEKIMQIYRTFDDETLEKLRHCLIGQMPNTYTMTKKCAENLVNHRAFHIPAGIFRPPIVMSTYKDPFPGWTDNLYGPSGLCTWSARGLVRCIYGTASCKSNMAPADYVVNAMIASAWDIARRFEQSENKLDGKSELPVYNYVSDVNNITWGEYMHLSRQGFHEPFDKSLWCFSYVIIPSKPLHCAIAFFLHNIPAYILDLIAMATGQKRIYVKAYRKISRIINMMAWFGLKEWKFAHRNIDELNERLPLGEREKLQFNIATINWSEYFRSYLSGIRRYFFKDNANDNKLQQRKTIYRRMLVLHTLLKTTFGLSLIMCILRIYLRIFKIMPRIAL; encoded by the exons ATGCCCAAGTCAGCTGTGAATAAAG CTCCCCGCAAGGCATTCTCATCGACAAGCTCTTCGCGtcgcagcagtggcagcaacatGGAATACTGCGAGGCATACACAATGAGCaatggcactggcactggcacgaATATCGATGCTGctgcagaagcagcagctgctggaggTGGTTTGGGCACGCCCACAGCGACACCAGTTACGGATTTCTATACGGATGCGACGGTGCTCATTACGGGTGGCACGGGTTTTGTGGGCAAAGTGCTAACCGAGAAATTGTTGCGCGCCTTTGGTTTGCGTAAAATTTACATGCTGATACGCAGCAAGGACAACATGAGCGTGCAAGAGCGTTTGCAGGGATTCCTCAATGAATCG ATATTCAGTACAATGCGCGTGGAGCGACCGGAGTTGTTGGAGAAGGTACATCCGATACGCGCTGATTACAGTGCCATCGACCTGGACATTGATGCCGCCGACCGTGCAATGCTCTCGTCTGAGGTCCAA ATTGTCTTCAATGTTGTCGCCTCGGTGAAATTCAATGAGAAACTAAGCGATGCTATTGACATTAATGTCCTGGGCACCAAGAAGATACTCGATTTGGCTATGCAAATGAAGCAGTTGAAG TCATTCGTGCACATTTCGACACTGTACTGCAACTGCAATCGCAAATTCATCAAGGAACAAGTGTATGAGAATGAAATTGGCTACGAAAAAATCATGCAG ATCTATCGCACCTTCGATGATGAAACGCTGGAGAAGCTGCGTCATTGCCTAATTGGCCAAATGCCAAATACGTATACAATGACCAAGAAATGCGCCGAAAATTTGGTCAATCATCGAGCTTTTCATATACCCGCGGGCATATTTCGGCCGCCCATTG TAATGTCAACGTACAAGGATCCATTTCCCGGCTGGACTGATAATTTGTACGGGCCATCAGGTTTATGCACTTGGTCAGCCCGGGGACTCGTACGTTGCATTTACGGCACAGCCAGCTGCAAGTCAAATATGGCGCCTGCCGATTATGTGGTGAATGCAATGATAGCATCCGCCTGGGATATTGCCAGAAG attTGAGCAGAGTGAAAATAAACTGGATGGCAAATCAGAGCTACCCGTTTACAACTACGTATCCGATGTGAACAACATTACCTGGGGCGAGTACATGCACCTGTCGCGTCAGGGCTTTCACGAGCCATTCGACAAGTCGCTTTG GTGCTTCTCGTACGTTATAATACCATCGAAGCCTCTGCAttgtgcaattgcatttttctTGCACAATATCCCAGCTTATATTTTAGATTTAATTGCCATGGCCACCGGACAAAAGCGCAT ctaCGTGAAGGCATATCGGAAAATCTCGCGCATAATCAATATGATGGCTTGGTTCGGGCTCAAGGAGTGGAAGTTTGCGCATCGCAACATTGACGAATTGAACGAGCGTCTGCCCCTTGGGGAGCGTGAGAAGCTGCAGTTCAACATAGCAACGATTAATTGGAGTGAATATTTTCGCTCGTATCTGAGCGGCATCAGGCGCTACTTCTTTAAGGATAACGCTAACGATAATAAATTACAGCAGCGCAAAACTATTTATCGCAG AATGCTGGTGCTGCACACGCTGCTGAAGACGACATTTGGTCTTTCATTAATTATGTGCATTCTCCGCATTTATCTCagaattttcaaaattatgcCAAGGATTGCGCTGTAA
- the Lkr gene encoding RYamide receptor isoform X1, whose translation MEADIIYNQHIHEELLPGAEEEAEFERLYAAPAEIVALLSIFYGGISIVAVIGNTLVIWVVATTRQMRTVTNMYIANLAFADVIIGLFSIPFQFQAALLQRWNLPYFMCGFCPFVQALSVNVSVFTLTAIAIDRHRAIINPLRARPTKFISKFIIAGIWLLALVFAAPFPIAFRVEEITDRFRENDVYFNLTRPFCMNKNLSDEQLKAYRYALVFVQYLVPFCVISFVYIQMAVRLWGTHAPGNAQDSRDITLLKNKKKVIKMLIIVVVIFGLCWLPLQLYNILYVTIPEINDYHFISIVWFCCDWLAMSNSCYNPFIYGIYNEKFKREFNRRFAACFCKFKTSLEPHERTFSMHTRASSIRSTYANSSMRIRNNFFAVRNAGNGKTGLNIGRSAYQANGNGTGTGIANVNETSSYNNNGHQTVVTFAGSGSTMPPWRRNQFKPLHPNVAECEDDLALMELPSTNEEAPPSMAEAGVPLALFKAESRESSSCICEQEFGSRTECDGTCILSEVSRVQQPATKGPDGVGGIGSGSESEILWQPL comes from the exons atggAAGctgatataatatataatcagcatatacatgaggagctGTTGCCTGGCGCCGAAGAGGAAGCCGAATTTG AACGTCTGTATGCGGCTCCCGCGGAAATTGTGGCGCTGCTTTCCATCTTCTATGGCGGCATTAGCATAGTGGCCGTCATTGGCAACACGCTGGTTATTTGGGTGGTGGCCACCACACGACAAATGCGCACCGTTACCAATATGTATATTGCAAATCTGGCGTTTGCGGATGTCATTATTGGACTATTCAGCATACCATTTCAG TTTCAAGCCGCGCTGCTGCAACGCTGGAATCTGCCGTATTTTATGTGCGGCTTCTGTCCGTTTGTGCAGGCGCTCAGCGTGAATGTCTCCGTGTTTACGCTGACGGCAATTGCTATCGATCGACATCGGGCCATAATTAATCCATTGCG CGCACGTCCCACCAAGTTTATATCAAAGTTCATAATTGCGGGCATTTGGCTGCTGGCGCTGGTCTTCGCAGCGCCATTTCCCATAGCGTTTCGTGTGGAGGAAATAACCGACCGTTTTCGGG AGAATGATGTCTACTTTAATTTGACGCGACCATTTTGCATGAACAAAAACCTCTCCGACGAGCAACTGAAGGCGTATCGTTATGCTCTGGTCTTTGTGCAATATCTGGTGCCATTTTGTGTGATTAGCTTTGTCTATATACAAATGGCTGTCAGATTATGGGGCACACACGCTCCGGGCAATGCACAGGACTCGCGTGACATAACGCTGCTCAAGAACAAGAAAAAG GTCATTAAGATGTTAATTATCGTTGTGGTCATCTTTGGATTATGctggctgccgctgcagctcTATAATATATTGTATGTAACAATACCGGAAATCAATGACTATCATTTCATTAGCATTGTCTGGTTCTGCTGCGACTGGCTGGCCATGAGCAATAGCTGCTATAATCCCTTTATTTATGGCATCTACAAT GAGAAGTTTAAGCGTGAGTTTAACAGACGCTTCGCCGCGTGCTTTTGCAAATTCAAGACCAGTTTGGAGCCGCACGAACGGACCTTTTCCATGCACACTCGCGCCAGCTCCATACGGTCGACCTATGCCAATTCCTCGATGCGTATTCGCAACAATTTCTTTGCGGTTCGGAATGCAGGCAATGGAAAGACGGGCCTGAATATTGGCCGGAGTGCTTATCaagccaatggcaatggcactggcactggcattGCTAATGTCAATGAGaccagcagctacaacaacaacggacACCAAACCGTGGTAACATTTGCCGGCAGTGGGTCAACGATGCCGCCATGGAGACGTAATCAGTTTAAGCCACTGCATCCGAATGTGGCTGAGTGCGAGGATGATTTGGCGCTTATGGAGCTGCCGTCGACCAACGAGGAAGCGCCGCCCAGCATGGCGGAAGCGGGTGTGCCACTGGCGCTGTTCAAGGCCGAATCTCGAGAAAGTTCCAGCTGCATTTGTGAACAGGAATTCGGCAGTCGAACGGAATGCGATGGCACATGCATTCTTAGCGAAGTATCGCGAGTGCAGCAGCCCGCAACAAAGGGGCCAGATGGCGTCGGAGGCATTGGCTCCGGTTCGGAAAGCGAAATTTTATGGCAGCCACTTTAG
- the Lkr gene encoding prolactin-releasing peptide receptor isoform X2 has protein sequence MCGFCPFVQALSVNVSVFTLTAIAIDRHRAIINPLRARPTKFISKFIIAGIWLLALVFAAPFPIAFRVEEITDRFRENDVYFNLTRPFCMNKNLSDEQLKAYRYALVFVQYLVPFCVISFVYIQMAVRLWGTHAPGNAQDSRDITLLKNKKKVIKMLIIVVVIFGLCWLPLQLYNILYVTIPEINDYHFISIVWFCCDWLAMSNSCYNPFIYGIYNEKFKREFNRRFAACFCKFKTSLEPHERTFSMHTRASSIRSTYANSSMRIRNNFFAVRNAGNGKTGLNIGRSAYQANGNGTGTGIANVNETSSYNNNGHQTVVTFAGSGSTMPPWRRNQFKPLHPNVAECEDDLALMELPSTNEEAPPSMAEAGVPLALFKAESRESSSCICEQEFGSRTECDGTCILSEVSRVQQPATKGPDGVGGIGSGSESEILWQPL, from the exons ATGTGCGGCTTCTGTCCGTTTGTGCAGGCGCTCAGCGTGAATGTCTCCGTGTTTACGCTGACGGCAATTGCTATCGATCGACATCGGGCCATAATTAATCCATTGCG CGCACGTCCCACCAAGTTTATATCAAAGTTCATAATTGCGGGCATTTGGCTGCTGGCGCTGGTCTTCGCAGCGCCATTTCCCATAGCGTTTCGTGTGGAGGAAATAACCGACCGTTTTCGGG AGAATGATGTCTACTTTAATTTGACGCGACCATTTTGCATGAACAAAAACCTCTCCGACGAGCAACTGAAGGCGTATCGTTATGCTCTGGTCTTTGTGCAATATCTGGTGCCATTTTGTGTGATTAGCTTTGTCTATATACAAATGGCTGTCAGATTATGGGGCACACACGCTCCGGGCAATGCACAGGACTCGCGTGACATAACGCTGCTCAAGAACAAGAAAAAG GTCATTAAGATGTTAATTATCGTTGTGGTCATCTTTGGATTATGctggctgccgctgcagctcTATAATATATTGTATGTAACAATACCGGAAATCAATGACTATCATTTCATTAGCATTGTCTGGTTCTGCTGCGACTGGCTGGCCATGAGCAATAGCTGCTATAATCCCTTTATTTATGGCATCTACAAT GAGAAGTTTAAGCGTGAGTTTAACAGACGCTTCGCCGCGTGCTTTTGCAAATTCAAGACCAGTTTGGAGCCGCACGAACGGACCTTTTCCATGCACACTCGCGCCAGCTCCATACGGTCGACCTATGCCAATTCCTCGATGCGTATTCGCAACAATTTCTTTGCGGTTCGGAATGCAGGCAATGGAAAGACGGGCCTGAATATTGGCCGGAGTGCTTATCaagccaatggcaatggcactggcactggcattGCTAATGTCAATGAGaccagcagctacaacaacaacggacACCAAACCGTGGTAACATTTGCCGGCAGTGGGTCAACGATGCCGCCATGGAGACGTAATCAGTTTAAGCCACTGCATCCGAATGTGGCTGAGTGCGAGGATGATTTGGCGCTTATGGAGCTGCCGTCGACCAACGAGGAAGCGCCGCCCAGCATGGCGGAAGCGGGTGTGCCACTGGCGCTGTTCAAGGCCGAATCTCGAGAAAGTTCCAGCTGCATTTGTGAACAGGAATTCGGCAGTCGAACGGAATGCGATGGCACATGCATTCTTAGCGAAGTATCGCGAGTGCAGCAGCCCGCAACAAAGGGGCCAGATGGCGTCGGAGGCATTGGCTCCGGTTCGGAAAGCGAAATTTTATGGCAGCCACTTTAG